The Parashewanella spongiae genome has a window encoding:
- the ltrA gene encoding group II intron reverse transcriptase/maturase: protein MANTPVNIRILQRKLYLRSKLNSELRFYSLYDKLSRLDILEEAYRRCKANKGGAGIDGITFSYLEQQKKVVALLKEIQTQLQQKNYRPSPVKRVEILKDNGKTRKLGIPIISDRIVQMAMTIVMQPVYEPHLHEHSYGYRPCRSAQQAVKVIEMSLKQGYQHVLDADLSAYFDTIPHAKLMAKVERRISDSSFLSLLKSFIKAPISIETVNGKWRIEASRCGTPQGGVISPLLANIYLNDFCLKIHEKTPCKIVTYADDFVVLHKQTYTQEQLDWITQQLSDEGLKLNQSKTHCVDMGKLMNEFDFLGFNFQRITGLIKGTSYIKIQASKKSQTKLKNKIRDIVKHRTSNTLGVLINKVNQVLRGWKHYFGGIGYPRGVFFRINGFVVNRFYRWHRRLSQRRSKYLSRGAYEKLRQAGLEYLPTTR, encoded by the coding sequence ATGGCTAACACTCCAGTAAATATCAGAATATTACAGCGAAAACTTTATTTACGCTCAAAGCTTAACTCGGAGCTTCGATTTTACAGCTTGTACGATAAACTCAGTCGCCTAGATATACTCGAAGAAGCCTATCGACGATGCAAAGCCAATAAAGGCGGAGCAGGAATTGATGGCATCACATTCAGTTATCTAGAGCAGCAAAAGAAAGTCGTTGCGCTGTTAAAAGAAATTCAAACTCAATTACAACAGAAAAACTATCGACCTAGCCCAGTCAAACGAGTAGAAATACTCAAAGACAACGGCAAAACGCGGAAACTTGGGATCCCGATAATCAGTGACAGAATTGTGCAAATGGCGATGACAATAGTGATGCAACCCGTCTACGAACCTCATTTACATGAACACAGTTATGGCTACCGTCCATGTCGAAGCGCCCAGCAAGCGGTAAAAGTCATTGAAATGAGCCTAAAACAAGGCTATCAGCACGTACTTGATGCTGACTTGAGCGCCTATTTCGATACCATCCCGCACGCTAAGTTGATGGCAAAAGTAGAAAGGCGAATAAGCGACAGCAGCTTTCTGAGTTTACTGAAAAGCTTTATCAAAGCGCCCATCAGCATAGAGACGGTCAACGGGAAATGGCGAATAGAAGCAAGCCGATGTGGCACTCCGCAAGGCGGAGTTATCTCTCCACTACTGGCTAACATCTATCTCAACGATTTCTGTTTGAAAATACACGAAAAAACACCGTGTAAAATCGTTACCTATGCAGATGATTTTGTTGTACTTCATAAGCAAACCTACACACAAGAGCAACTGGACTGGATAACACAGCAATTAAGTGATGAAGGTCTGAAGCTAAATCAAAGTAAAACCCACTGTGTGGATATGGGAAAGCTGATGAATGAGTTTGATTTCCTCGGTTTTAACTTTCAACGGATCACAGGCCTCATCAAAGGCACCAGTTACATCAAGATACAGGCGTCTAAGAAGAGCCAAACAAAGCTGAAAAATAAAATCAGAGACATAGTGAAACACCGAACCTCAAATACACTTGGCGTACTGATAAATAAGGTTAATCAAGTTCTGAGGGGATGGAAACACTATTTTGGTGGGATAGGTTATCCCAGAGGTGTATTTTTCAGAATAAATGGATTTGTAGTAAACCGGTTCTATCGCTGGCATCGTCGCTTAAGTCAACGTCGAAGCAAGTATCTATCACGAGGTGCTTACGAAAAATTACGCCAAGCTGGTCTTGAGTATTTACCCACGACAAGATGA
- a CDS encoding DUF423 domain-containing protein, producing MRKGIFLIACLSGFLATALGAFGSHGLKTVASDEMIKIFELAVTYHFYHTFALLATALAGHWLSSRLLDFSAYAFICGIVLFSGSLYTYVLTGTKVFALITPLGGMCFLVGWLLLAATVWNHRNENVFKK from the coding sequence ATGCGTAAAGGGATATTTTTAATTGCATGCTTGAGTGGCTTTTTAGCGACGGCATTAGGTGCATTTGGCTCGCATGGTTTAAAAACCGTTGCTAGTGATGAAATGATAAAAATATTTGAACTAGCAGTCACTTATCACTTCTATCATACTTTTGCGTTGCTCGCTACGGCGCTTGCTGGACATTGGCTCTCGTCTAGATTACTTGACTTCTCAGCTTATGCTTTCATTTGTGGCATTGTGTTATTTTCGGGATCTCTATACACATATGTGCTAACGGGGACGAAAGTGTTTGCTCTTATCACACCGCTCGGTGGGATGTGTTTTTTAGTTGGTTGGTTATTACTGGCGGCAACGGTTTGGAATCATCGAAATGAAAATGTATTTAAAAAATGA
- the rlmM gene encoding 23S rRNA (cytidine(2498)-2'-O)-methyltransferase RlmM codes for MNNLILYCRSGYEKDCAAEIQQRAQEVDVAGFVKTNRDDAYVVYQTFEENGAEVLLEKLPLTSLIFARQMFAAGELLSGLPEGDRVTPIVAALSDVQRAGEIRVETPDTNKAKELSGFCRKLTVPLRQGLRKAGILLAKENPKRPIIHVCFVAPGKAYAGYSLSYNTSPHFMGIPRLKFPSDAPSRSTLKLDEAFGQFLTSQEQEERLCSGMNSVDLGACPGGWTYQLVKRGMFVAAVDNGPMEQKLMDTGQVKHYRADGFKFEPPRKNIYWLVCDMVEKPSRVAELMEYWAIQGWYREAIFNLKLPMKSRYKEVSQILSTMSEILKENQVKDFKIQCKHLYHDRDEVTVHLWLNPNQGI; via the coding sequence GTGAATAATTTAATTTTATATTGCCGTTCAGGCTACGAAAAAGACTGCGCGGCTGAAATTCAGCAACGAGCGCAGGAAGTCGATGTTGCTGGTTTTGTAAAAACCAATCGAGATGACGCTTACGTTGTGTATCAAACATTTGAGGAAAATGGTGCCGAAGTACTGTTGGAAAAACTGCCATTAACTTCGCTGATTTTTGCAAGACAAATGTTTGCCGCTGGTGAGCTATTATCAGGCTTGCCAGAAGGTGATCGTGTTACCCCCATCGTAGCTGCACTATCTGATGTACAACGTGCTGGTGAAATTCGCGTTGAAACGCCTGATACCAACAAAGCAAAAGAGCTTTCAGGGTTCTGCCGAAAATTAACGGTACCACTTCGTCAAGGACTCAGAAAAGCGGGGATATTACTGGCGAAAGAAAACCCAAAAAGACCGATTATCCATGTGTGTTTTGTTGCACCGGGTAAGGCCTATGCTGGATACTCACTTAGTTATAATACATCACCTCATTTTATGGGGATTCCTCGCCTTAAATTTCCATCAGATGCACCGAGTCGTTCAACATTAAAACTGGACGAAGCCTTTGGTCAATTTTTGACTTCACAAGAGCAAGAAGAAAGGCTATGCAGTGGTATGAACTCTGTTGACTTAGGTGCCTGTCCCGGTGGTTGGACATATCAGCTAGTAAAAAGAGGTATGTTTGTTGCGGCGGTTGATAATGGCCCTATGGAACAAAAGTTAATGGATACAGGGCAGGTTAAGCACTATCGTGCGGATGGTTTTAAGTTTGAGCCGCCAAGAAAAAACATTTATTGGTTAGTTTGCGACATGGTTGAAAAGCCTTCTCGTGTTGCTGAATTAATGGAGTATTGGGCTATTCAAGGTTGGTATCGAGAAGCGATATTTAATCTTAAACTTCCCATGAAAAGTCGTTATAAAGAAGTTAGTCAAATCTTATCCACGATGTCTGAAATTTTGAAAGAAAACCAAGTAAAAGACTTTAAAATACAATGCAAACATTTGTATCACGATCGTGACGAAGTCACTGTACATTTGTGGTTGAACCCAAACCAAGGTATTTAA
- the thiI gene encoding tRNA uracil 4-sulfurtransferase ThiI, producing the protein MKFIVKLYPEIMMKSKSVRMRFTKMLESNMRNVLKIVDENVRVQRQWDRILVNVPHANERLIAAVSERLGCIPGIAHSLQVEESEFKGIDDIYQQVLPIYKNELAGKTFCVRVKRSGNHDFKSIEVERYVGGGLNQHTEAVGVKLKDPDLTINLEINQDKLYLVVKRIKGLGGFPMATQEDVLSLISGGFDSGVSSFQFIKKGARTHYCFFNLGGAQHEIGVKQVAYHLWKTYGESHKVKFITIPFEDVVTEILERIDNGQMGVVLKRMMMRCAAKVADKMGIQALVTGESLGQVSSQTLTNLNVIDRSTDLLILRPLIAMDKQDIINESRQIGTEDFAKAIPEYCGVISQKPTVKAVLSKIEAEEEKFTDELIEKTVANTKVMTVRDIAAEMDEQVTETETVTDLNGHEIVIDIRSREEEEKSPLEIEGVTVKHIPFFKLATAFDELDKANTYLLYCDRGVMSKLQALYLVEQGHKNVKVYRP; encoded by the coding sequence ATGAAGTTTATTGTTAAGTTGTATCCTGAAATTATGATGAAAAGCAAATCGGTAAGAATGCGATTTACTAAAATGCTTGAATCGAATATGCGTAACGTATTGAAAATCGTTGATGAAAACGTTCGGGTGCAACGTCAATGGGATCGAATTCTTGTCAATGTTCCTCATGCGAATGAAAGGTTAATCGCTGCTGTTTCTGAGCGTCTTGGGTGTATTCCTGGTATCGCGCACTCACTTCAAGTCGAAGAGTCAGAATTTAAAGGTATTGACGATATTTATCAGCAAGTGCTGCCTATTTACAAAAATGAACTTGCTGGAAAAACATTTTGTGTTCGAGTCAAGCGCAGCGGGAATCACGACTTTAAATCTATCGAAGTTGAGCGTTATGTTGGTGGCGGACTAAATCAACACACAGAAGCTGTCGGGGTTAAGCTTAAAGATCCTGATCTGACAATCAATTTAGAGATCAACCAAGATAAACTTTATTTGGTCGTTAAGCGTATTAAAGGGTTAGGTGGCTTCCCAATGGCCACTCAAGAAGACGTATTGTCGTTAATATCGGGTGGTTTTGACTCAGGCGTTTCAAGTTTTCAGTTCATCAAAAAAGGAGCTCGTACGCATTATTGTTTCTTTAATCTTGGTGGCGCTCAACATGAGATCGGCGTGAAGCAAGTTGCTTATCATTTATGGAAAACATACGGTGAATCACACAAAGTTAAATTTATTACGATTCCTTTTGAAGATGTTGTTACCGAAATCTTAGAGCGCATTGATAATGGTCAGATGGGGGTTGTGCTTAAACGTATGATGATGCGTTGTGCAGCCAAAGTCGCTGATAAAATGGGTATACAAGCTCTTGTGACAGGTGAAAGTTTAGGGCAAGTTTCGAGTCAGACGCTGACGAACTTAAATGTAATTGATAGAAGCACTGACTTACTTATTTTACGTCCATTGATTGCGATGGATAAGCAAGACATCATCAATGAAAGTCGTCAAATTGGCACGGAAGATTTTGCTAAAGCGATTCCAGAGTATTGCGGCGTTATTTCACAAAAGCCAACAGTTAAAGCTGTGTTGTCTAAAATTGAAGCTGAAGAAGAAAAGTTTACAGATGAACTCATCGAAAAAACTGTCGCGAATACTAAGGTAATGACTGTACGTGATATTGCAGCCGAAATGGACGAGCAAGTTACCGAAACTGAAACGGTTACAGATTTAAATGGTCATGAAATTGTCATCGATATACGTTCAAGAGAAGAGGAAGAAAAATCTCCACTCGAAATTGAAGGCGTGACAGTCAAACACATTCCTTTCTTTAAGCTGGCAACCGCCTTTGATGAGCTTGATAAAGCGAATACGTACTTATTATATTGTGATCGTGGAGTAATGAGTAAGTTACAAGCATTGTATTTGGTTGAGCAAGGGCATAAAAACGTCAAAGTTTATCGTCCTTAA
- a CDS encoding transcriptional regulator GcvA, which yields MPRRLPPLNALKAFEAAARHLSFTRAAEELFVTQAAVSHQIKALEDYLGLKLFRRKNRSLLLTEEGQSYFLDIKDIFVQVAESTERLLARSAIGSLTVCMPPSFAIQWLVPRLAKFSEKNPEIDVRIKAVDSDEIPLTDDIDVAIYYGEGHWPELHADKLRNEVLIPVCSPALLNGPKPLTTPEDLKKHTLLHDMTRQDWQLWFKKCGVTGMNVNQGPIFSHSSLVLQAAAHGQGVALGYSVLAAPDIKAGRLVLPFQDVLVSRNAYYLVCQPSQAELGKIVAFREWMHEMFAEESHSDLLVN from the coding sequence ATGCCAAGACGCTTGCCCCCCTTAAATGCACTAAAAGCCTTTGAAGCTGCGGCTCGTCACTTAAGTTTTACTCGTGCAGCGGAAGAATTATTTGTCACACAAGCAGCGGTTAGCCACCAAATAAAAGCGCTTGAAGACTACTTGGGCCTGAAATTATTTAGGCGTAAAAATCGCTCCTTGCTTTTGACTGAAGAGGGGCAGAGTTATTTTCTCGATATTAAAGATATTTTTGTTCAAGTTGCCGAATCGACAGAAAGACTATTGGCAAGAAGTGCAATCGGATCACTCACTGTGTGTATGCCTCCAAGTTTTGCTATTCAATGGTTAGTTCCTCGTTTAGCCAAATTCAGTGAAAAAAATCCTGAGATTGATGTCAGAATTAAAGCCGTAGATAGTGATGAAATTCCATTAACGGATGATATTGATGTCGCAATTTATTATGGTGAAGGACATTGGCCTGAACTTCACGCTGATAAACTGCGTAATGAAGTTTTGATCCCAGTTTGTTCTCCGGCTTTATTGAATGGCCCGAAGCCATTGACGACACCTGAAGATTTGAAAAAGCATACTTTATTGCATGATATGACTCGTCAGGATTGGCAGTTATGGTTTAAAAAATGTGGCGTGACAGGCATGAATGTAAACCAAGGCCCAATTTTTAGCCATTCATCATTAGTGCTTCAAGCGGCCGCTCATGGGCAAGGTGTTGCTTTAGGGTACAGTGTTCTAGCCGCGCCAGATATTAAAGCGGGGCGATTGGTGTTACCTTTCCAAGATGTTCTTGTGAGCCGTAATGCTTACTACTTAGTTTGTCAGCCGAGTCAGGCCGAATTAGGAAAAATTGTCGCTTTCCGTGAATGGATGCACGAAATGTTTGCTGAAGAATCTCACAGTGACTTATTAGTAAATTGA
- a CDS encoding alpha/beta fold hydrolase produces the protein MNFRVDGHSDDTLVVFAHGAGAGMDSDFMSQFAKQLALHSIRVLRFNFGYMQANAEDGKRRPPERMPKLLDHFEDVLQHAIHEYKPKRLFLMGKSMGGRVATILCANTKHTVNGVMCLGYPFIPIKGGNPRLEPLELCPVPVCLIQGERDRFGNREQVGQWQLPDTIKMCWISDGDHSLQPRKMSGHTLEKNLQNAVSECIKFIGGIHA, from the coding sequence ATGAATTTTCGAGTAGATGGTCATTCTGATGACACATTAGTAGTCTTTGCTCATGGAGCAGGGGCTGGGATGGACTCTGACTTTATGTCTCAATTTGCTAAACAGTTGGCACTTCACTCAATTCGAGTTCTACGCTTTAACTTTGGTTATATGCAAGCTAATGCTGAAGATGGTAAACGGCGGCCACCTGAACGTATGCCTAAATTACTCGATCATTTCGAAGATGTTTTACAACACGCTATTCATGAATATAAACCTAAACGACTTTTTTTGATGGGAAAGTCAATGGGAGGCCGCGTTGCTACAATTCTTTGTGCTAATACTAAGCATACTGTCAATGGAGTAATGTGTTTAGGCTATCCTTTTATTCCGATAAAAGGCGGTAACCCTAGACTCGAACCTTTGGAACTCTGCCCTGTACCTGTGTGTTTAATACAAGGAGAAAGAGATCGTTTTGGTAATCGAGAGCAAGTAGGGCAATGGCAATTACCTGACACAATAAAGATGTGCTGGATAAGCGATGGCGATCATAGTTTACAACCTCGAAAGATGTCAGGTCATACTTTAGAAAAAAATTTACAAAATGCAGTTTCTGAGTGTATTAAATTCATTGGAGGAATTCATGCGTAA